The Coriobacteriia bacterium genome window below encodes:
- a CDS encoding DUF501 domain-containing protein, with protein sequence MSDDPGAAQPPSREALLVAEQLGGRVPREPWRVAARCAHGFPTVIVSPSLLADGTPFPTFAWLTCPHLSEALAAEESAGATAVWATRAAADPALAESLRAADGALRAARVAESGGVDACESVGLAGQRDPLGVKCLHAHVALVLIGIDDPIGAAELGKIPHSCPDGRCTSLQPTSLLQRR encoded by the coding sequence GTGAGTGACGACCCCGGTGCTGCGCAGCCTCCATCCCGCGAGGCACTTCTTGTCGCCGAGCAGCTCGGTGGCCGAGTTCCTCGCGAGCCGTGGCGAGTCGCCGCGCGGTGCGCGCACGGCTTCCCGACAGTGATCGTCTCGCCGTCACTTCTCGCCGACGGGACGCCGTTCCCCACGTTCGCCTGGCTGACCTGCCCGCATCTGTCCGAGGCGCTCGCTGCCGAGGAGTCCGCGGGTGCGACCGCCGTCTGGGCGACGCGCGCGGCTGCCGACCCTGCGCTTGCCGAGAGCTTGCGTGCTGCCGACGGCGCGCTACGCGCGGCGCGCGTAGCCGAGTCAGGCGGCGTCGACGCGTGCGAGAGTGTGGGACTGGCGGGTCAGCGAGATCCCCTCGGCGTGAAGTGCTTGCACGCGCACGTGGCGCTCGTGCTCATCGGCATCGATGATCCTATCGGCGCGGCCGAGCTCGGGAAGATACCCCACAGTTGCCCCGACGGGCGCTGCACGTCCTTGCAACCAACCAGCCTGCTGCAGCGCAGGTAA
- a CDS encoding septum formation initiator family protein: MTPRNTQLGASAAARKTPVRRGVSAASSARTPAKSKPSAARAESPSRPKRDASWFRWWLLPIFVIGAVAIFVVSFYPVARVQYRETRERARLQSEYNSLTSRNERLSTEVARLKTPEGVEDYARSQLGMVKAGEHVVVVLDGTAKPSALPTEGAVPELERSGETTVAPSGPWTAFLDSVFNTQ; this comes from the coding sequence ATGACACCGAGGAACACGCAGCTAGGGGCTTCAGCGGCCGCACGCAAGACGCCCGTCCGTCGGGGTGTCAGCGCTGCGTCGTCTGCACGCACTCCCGCCAAGAGCAAGCCGTCGGCCGCGCGCGCCGAGAGCCCGTCGCGCCCCAAGCGCGATGCATCGTGGTTCCGCTGGTGGCTGCTGCCGATCTTCGTGATCGGCGCCGTTGCGATCTTCGTCGTTAGCTTCTATCCCGTCGCACGCGTTCAGTACCGTGAGACGCGCGAGCGCGCACGCCTGCAGTCCGAGTACAACTCGCTCACGTCGCGCAACGAGCGCCTCTCCACCGAGGTCGCCCGCCTCAAGACGCCAGAAGGTGTGGAGGACTACGCCCGCTCACAGCTCGGTATGGTCAAGGCGGGCGAGCATGTCGTCGTGGTTCTCGACGGCACCGCGAAGCCCAGCGCGCTGCCGACAGAGGGCGCCGTGCCCGAGCTCGAACGCAGCGGCGAGACCACGGTAGCGCCGAGCGGGCCATGGACGGCCTTCCTCGACTCCGTCTTCAACACGCAGTGA
- the pyk gene encoding pyruvate kinase — MRRTKIIATVGPSTDNPETLEAVLFAGVDVVRLNAAHSGPEALAKRLAAVRAAEQRIGRHVGVLVDLPGPKIRVGDVSPGTVLERGQSFTLEGEECVGDTKHACITYNGLADDVHPGDRLLLDDGRLELAITGISGRDVLTRVEVGGPLLSNKGVNAPGVTLGVDSITDYDREIVDWVRHADVDFVGQSFVRSAADVTALRELLGPSNVPIVAKIEKFEAVEDLCAVLAVADAVMVARGDLGVETSPEAVPVLQRRIIAEARKAGKPVVVATQMLDSMTTAPRPTRAEASDVANAIFDRADAVMLSGETAVGEYPLEAVETMARIASAAEDAVAGGGWDRSDGQTQSVQEAVSAAVCDLASDLRLTAIVPITQSGATARAVAKHRPDAPIAAATTQLQTARQLGIVWGVRSVVVPFAEDNDTLLDEVCEAMKANGVARSGEKIALTAGRAANAPGGTDFILVREV, encoded by the coding sequence ATGCGGCGCACAAAGATCATCGCAACTGTGGGACCGTCCACCGACAACCCCGAGACACTCGAAGCCGTCCTGTTCGCCGGCGTCGACGTCGTGCGGCTCAACGCCGCGCACTCCGGCCCAGAGGCACTCGCAAAGCGCCTTGCCGCCGTCCGAGCCGCCGAGCAGCGCATCGGCCGTCACGTCGGCGTGCTCGTCGACCTGCCCGGCCCCAAGATCCGCGTCGGCGACGTTTCGCCGGGGACGGTCTTGGAGCGCGGCCAGTCCTTCACGCTTGAAGGCGAGGAGTGCGTGGGCGACACCAAGCATGCCTGCATCACGTACAACGGCTTGGCCGATGACGTGCACCCGGGCGACCGCCTGCTCCTCGACGACGGCCGGCTCGAGCTCGCCATCACCGGCATTTCCGGCCGAGACGTGCTCACGCGCGTCGAAGTGGGCGGACCGCTGCTCTCGAACAAGGGAGTCAACGCGCCGGGTGTCACGCTGGGCGTCGATTCGATCACCGACTACGACCGAGAGATCGTCGACTGGGTGCGTCACGCCGACGTCGACTTTGTCGGGCAGTCGTTCGTGCGAAGCGCCGCCGACGTGACAGCCCTTCGCGAGCTACTCGGCCCCAGCAACGTTCCCATCGTCGCCAAGATCGAGAAGTTCGAGGCGGTCGAGGACCTGTGCGCCGTGCTCGCCGTCGCCGATGCCGTCATGGTCGCTCGAGGCGACCTGGGCGTCGAGACATCGCCGGAGGCGGTACCCGTCCTGCAGCGCCGCATCATCGCCGAGGCCCGCAAAGCCGGAAAGCCGGTCGTGGTCGCCACGCAGATGCTCGACTCGATGACCACCGCGCCTCGTCCCACGCGCGCCGAGGCAAGCGACGTCGCCAACGCGATCTTCGACCGCGCCGACGCCGTGATGTTGTCGGGCGAGACGGCGGTGGGGGAGTACCCGCTGGAGGCCGTCGAGACTATGGCGCGCATCGCCAGTGCTGCCGAGGATGCCGTGGCCGGCGGTGGCTGGGACCGCTCGGACGGTCAGACCCAGAGCGTCCAGGAGGCCGTGAGTGCGGCGGTGTGCGACTTGGCTTCCGACCTGCGTCTGACCGCGATCGTGCCGATCACACAGTCGGGCGCGACCGCTCGGGCCGTGGCCAAGCACCGCCCCGACGCACCCATCGCTGCGGCGACGACGCAGCTCCAGACTGCTCGGCAACTTGGGATCGTATGGGGTGTGCGCTCGGTGGTGGTACCTTTTGCCGAGGACAACGACACGCTCCTCGACGAGGTGTGCGAGGCGATGAAGGCTAACGGAGTTGCCCGGAGTGGTGAGAAGATAGCGCTCACGGCAGGCCGAGCCGCCAACGCACCCGGCGGAACCGACTTCATCTTGGTCAGAGAGGTGTAG